The genomic segment CTGGATGTCGGTCAGCCAGGCGAGCCGGCTGTGGAAGTCGACGCGGTCGAGGAGTCCGGTGCGGGCGCGGGCGGTCTCCCGGGAGCGGGGGTCGCGCAGCGGCTCGGGCCAGGTGTGCCAGTCGGGGCCGTGCACCTCGGCCAGCGCGCACCAGAGCGCGTGGTCCTCCAGGGCCTGGCCCCGGGCGGAGAGGAAGTCGCAGTACGCGGCCCGGCGGCCGGGGGTCAGCGGCACCTGGTGGACGAGCTCCAGGGCCTGCCGCTTCAGCTCCCAGACGGCGTCCCGGTCGATCAGCGCGCCCTTGTTGAGCACCGCCTCCGAGAGCGCGGCGGCGTCCTGGCGGAGGTCGTCGAGCACCGCACGGGCGCGTACCTGGCCGTACTCCGGGATCGACTCGACGTGCAGGTGGACGGGGTCGGGGAAGAGCCGCGAGGAGGGGCGGTACGGGGACGGGTCGGTGGGGCGTCCGGGGACGGCCGCGTGCAGCGGGTTGATCTGGACGAACCCGGCGCCGAGGGTGCGTCCGGCCCAGGCGGCGAGGTCGGCCAGGTCGCCGAGGTCGCCCATGCCCCAGGACCGGGCGGAGAGCAGCGAGTAGAGCTGGACGAGGAAGCCCTGGGCGCGGGCGGGGGGCTGCGGGGCGCGGGCGGGGGCGACGACGAGGGTGGCGGTGCCCTGCCGGTGGTCGAGGGTGCGCGCGGTCACCCGGTGCACGCCGAGGGGCGGGTCGGTCCACCAGACGGGGACGGCGGACGGCGGGGGCGCGTCCGGGACGTCGGCCTGCGCGCCGGTGACGCGCAGCCGGACCGGCTCGGGCCGCGCGGCGCCCGGTCCGGCCTCCGGGGCGACCGTCAGGGTCGTCCCGATCGGCAGCGTGGCGAGGGCGGGCGGCAGCGGCTCGCCCGCCCAGACCACCACGGTCGGCGGGAGCAGCCGGGAGCCCGCCCTCGATTCGGCGGCGGCGAGCGACCTCCGTACGCCTTCCGGGGTGGCGGCGTCCACGCCCAGTGCGGCGAGCACGGCGGTGACCGTGTCGTCGGGGACGGTCACCGTGACACCTGCGGACGGGGAGTAGGACGTGGCGACGCCGTGCAGGGCGGCGAGCCGGGAGAGGCCCATTCAGACTCCTGGAGACTCCATGGCCCCCGCGACACCGGGGGCGGTCGGTTCGCTGGTGAGCGGAGCGACGACGGCGAGCGGCGGCTCGCTCGTCAGGGGGGTGGCGTCGGCGAGCGGCGGCTCGCTGGTGAGGGGCGCGGTGCCGGCGGCGGGCGGCGCGTCGAACGCGGCGACGAGTCCGGTGCGGGGTCCGCCGAGGGGGCGGGGGACGGCTGCGGGCTGGAGGGGCGGTTCACTGGTCAGCGGTTCACCGGTCGACGGCTCGTTGGCCGACGGCTCACTGGTCAGCGGCTCCGGGCGGGCCGGACCGGGGACCTGTTTGGACAGGGCGGGGAGCGGAAGACGCGCGGCTGCGGGCAAGGTGGGCCTCCTGGCCGTGGGAGCAGGACGGAACAGAGACCTACCCAGCCCTCGGGTGCGCAGACGTGAGCGTGGCATAGGTCCGATGCCAACGTCCTCAACGTGCCGTGGGTCACATCCCGTTCCCCCGGACGGCAGATTTGAGCCATTTTCAGCCAATCCGCCTGCCGACCCGTCTGCCTGCCCGCCTGCCGGCCCGCCGCCGCGGTCCAGCGACCGGGGTGGCAGGCGGTGCTCACGCGGAGACGCCGTCGATCCGGGCCAGCGCGTCGTCCGCGCCGAACGGCTGGAGGTAGGGCAGCCAGCGCGGGTCGCGGTGGCCGGTGCCGATGATCCGCCACGCGAGGCCGGTGGGGGGTGCGGGCTGGTGGCGCAGGCGCCAGCCGAGCTCGGGGAGGTGCCGGTCGGCCTTGACGTGGTTGCAGTGGCGACAGGCGGCCACCACGTTGTCCCACGCGTGCAGACCGCCCCGGCTGCGCGGGACGACGTGGTCGACGCTGGTGGCGGCGGCCCCGCAGTACACGCAGCGCCCTCCGTCCCGGGCGAAGAGCGCGCGGCGGGTGAGTGGGACGGGCCCCCGGTAGGGGACCCGGACGAAGCGCTTGAGGCGGACCACACTGGGCGCCGGTACGGCGGTGGTGGGGCTGCGGAGGAGGGCGCCGGACTCTTCGAGGCAGACGGCCTTGTTTTCGAGGACGAGGACGAGCGCGCGGTGGAGCGGTACGACGCCGAGCGGCTCGTACGACGCGTTGAGAACCAGGACGTGCGGCACGGTGGATGCCTCCTTGTACGCCGGCGGCGCGTGGCTCGCGCCGGGACGATCCGCTCTCAGTCTCTCCTCATGCCTGGTCCGGGCGCCACCACGTGCGGGTAATGGGTCGAACCGATTCCGCCCGACGGCCGCACGGACCGCCTGCGCCGACGGCCGCACGGTCGGGGCACGGTCGGGCTGCGCGGCGAAACGCGCACAAACATGTGATGAAGGGATGAGATGCGTCTCTCGCCGGGCTGCGGACATCATCCGGGCCGCGCCCGTCGTTAACCTGGTTGATCCGCCGTCGCCCGTTCTGGAGGTCCCGCCGTGTCCCCGTCCGTTCTGTTGGCCGCCGCCCCGTCGACCGGGTCGGGAGGCTCGCTCGACGAGGCCGCCCGGCAGGCCGGCGACGCCGCGGGCTGGGTCGAGCAGAACTGGTCCACTTGGCTGAACACCGGTCTGCGCATCATCCTGATCGCCGCCGTGGCGATCGTGCTGCGCTACCTGATCCGCCGCGCCCTCACCAATCTGATCGAGCGGATGAACCGCAGCGCGCAGGCCGTGGAGGGCACCGCTCTCGGCGGGCTGCTGGTCAACGCCGAGCGGCGCCGCCAGCGCTCGGAGGCGATAGGTTCCGTGCTCCGGTCGGTGACCTCGTTCCTGATCCTGGGCACGGCGGCGCTGATGATCCTGGGCGCCTTCGAGATCAACCTGGCGCCGCTGCTGGCCTCCGCCGGAGTCGCCGGAGTCGCGCTCGGTTTCGGCGCGCGCAACCTCGTCACCGACTTCCTCTCCGGGGTCTTCATGATCCTGGAGGACCAGTACGGCGTGGGCGACACGGTGGACGCCGGCGTCGCCTCCGGCGAGGTGATCGAGGTGGGGCTGCGGGTCACCAAGCTGCGCGGCGACAACGGCGAGATCTGGTACGTCCGCAACGGCGAGGTGAAGCGGATCGGCAACCTCAGCCAGGGCTGGTCCACCGCCGGTGTCGACGTGACCGTCCGGCCGACGGAGGACCTGGACCGGGTGCGCGCGGCCATCTCCGCCGCCACCGAGGTCATGGCGAAGGAGGAGCCGTGGAGCGAGCGGCTCTGGGGCCCGGTGGAGATCCTCGGCCTGGACGCCGTCCTGCTGGACTCGATGACCGTACGGGTCACCGCGAAGACCATGCCGGGCAAGGCGCTCGCCGTGGAGCGCGAGCTGCGCTGGCGCATCAAGAGGTCGCTGGACGAGGCGGGGATCAGCATGATCGGCACGGTGCCCCCGCAGCCGGAGGCCGAGTCGAAGGCGGACCCGACGGCGGCGATGGCCGCCCCGTCCGCGTACGCCTCGGCGACCTCGCCGCAGTCGCTCGCCGCGACGCCGCTCACGCCGCCGAGCATCAGCAAGTAGCCGTACCCGCACCTCTCCGCCGGGGGGCCTCCGCGCACGACGCGGCAGGCCCCCTTTTCGCGTTTCCGGGCCGCTTCCGCGCTTTCCCCGCAGGTAACGCTTTCGTTGCCCGGCCGCCTCGCCATTGACGCCCCGGGGACGGACGCCTACCTTCCTCTCACCGGACAGGAAACTTTCCTAACAGAGAGCGGAACCACCTCCATGGCAGGAACCACCCCGGGCACCGGCGTCCCCGGCACCCCCCGGCTGCTGCGCGCCATGAACGACCGCGCCGCCCTCGATCTGCTGCTGGAGTACGGCCC from the Streptomyces sp. NBC_01335 genome contains:
- the malQ gene encoding 4-alpha-glucanotransferase, whose product is MGLSRLAALHGVATSYSPSAGVTVTVPDDTVTAVLAALGVDAATPEGVRRSLAAAESRAGSRLLPPTVVVWAGEPLPPALATLPIGTTLTVAPEAGPGAARPEPVRLRVTGAQADVPDAPPPSAVPVWWTDPPLGVHRVTARTLDHRQGTATLVVAPARAPQPPARAQGFLVQLYSLLSARSWGMGDLGDLADLAAWAGRTLGAGFVQINPLHAAVPGRPTDPSPYRPSSRLFPDPVHLHVESIPEYGQVRARAVLDDLRQDAAALSEAVLNKGALIDRDAVWELKRQALELVHQVPLTPGRRAAYCDFLSARGQALEDHALWCALAEVHGPDWHTWPEPLRDPRSRETARARTGLLDRVDFHSRLAWLTDIQLAEAQRAAEDAGMEVGVIHDLAVGVHPAGADTWAGQDDYARRMSVGAPPDAFNARGQDWGLPPWRPDALAASGYAPFRRLLRGLLAHAGALRVDHVMGLFRLWWVPEGKPPTEGTYVSLDGEAMLAVLVLEAHRAGAVVLGEDLGTVEPGVREALARRGVLGTSVLWFERDWEGDGRPLDPERWRQDCMATATTHDLPSTAARLSGDHVRLRHELGLLTRTLEEELAEDAADTAEWLGRLARLGLLPEGEGDEEAAVRAVHRFLLRTPARLTGIWLPDTVGDRRPQNLPGTWDQYPNWRLPIADGEGRPLTLEQITGSPRLHRLMDELTPRTPRTAPPDARRP
- a CDS encoding mechanosensitive ion channel family protein — its product is MSPSVLLAAAPSTGSGGSLDEAARQAGDAAGWVEQNWSTWLNTGLRIILIAAVAIVLRYLIRRALTNLIERMNRSAQAVEGTALGGLLVNAERRRQRSEAIGSVLRSVTSFLILGTAALMILGAFEINLAPLLASAGVAGVALGFGARNLVTDFLSGVFMILEDQYGVGDTVDAGVASGEVIEVGLRVTKLRGDNGEIWYVRNGEVKRIGNLSQGWSTAGVDVTVRPTEDLDRVRAAISAATEVMAKEEPWSERLWGPVEILGLDAVLLDSMTVRVTAKTMPGKALAVERELRWRIKRSLDEAGISMIGTVPPQPEAESKADPTAAMAAPSAYASATSPQSLAATPLTPPSISK
- a CDS encoding HNH endonuclease is translated as MPHVLVLNASYEPLGVVPLHRALVLVLENKAVCLEESGALLRSPTTAVPAPSVVRLKRFVRVPYRGPVPLTRRALFARDGGRCVYCGAAATSVDHVVPRSRGGLHAWDNVVAACRHCNHVKADRHLPELGWRLRHQPAPPTGLAWRIIGTGHRDPRWLPYLQPFGADDALARIDGVSA